A window of the Magnetococcales bacterium genome harbors these coding sequences:
- a CDS encoding response regulator, which produces MKLLTIDDSKTIRRVIAGVGSVLGFEVLEAENGAVGLEILREQTDEIKLVLLDWNMPGLNGLEVLQAIKADPRTQQIPVMMVTTEGEREYIIKAIQAGAVHYQTKPFSQEVMAARIMEALGAGG; this is translated from the coding sequence ATGAAATTGCTCACGATTGACGACTCCAAAACCATTCGCCGCGTCATTGCCGGCGTTGGCAGCGTCCTGGGTTTTGAGGTTCTGGAAGCTGAAAATGGCGCCGTCGGCCTGGAAATTTTGCGGGAACAGACCGACGAGATCAAGCTCGTCCTCCTGGACTGGAACATGCCCGGCCTGAACGGCCTGGAGGTTTTGCAGGCAATCAAGGCCGACCCGCGCACGCAACAAATTCCGGTCATGATGGTCACCACGGAAGGTGAACGGGAGTATATCATCAAGGCGATCCAGGCCGGAGCAGTCCACTATCAAACCAAACCCTTCTCCCAGGAAGTGATGGCCGCACGCATCATGGAAGCCCTGGGCGCGGGGGGGTAG
- a CDS encoding chemotaxis protein CheX, with amino-acid sequence MADPLEHRRILLDALQGVTLQILESESWGTVTCDAVKVLPSFQLTREVCGVVHILGALHGLVAVMATQRTVAAIIGTITGSQTRELTQEDILDGIAELANMVCGNMKSRAQIGNLAITPPVAIMGTEFIAQWKTVLPVHQLTFHMRDHTLVVLASV; translated from the coding sequence ATGGCAGATCCCCTGGAGCACCGCCGTATCCTGCTGGATGCATTACAAGGCGTGACCTTGCAAATCCTCGAATCCGAGTCCTGGGGAACGGTCACTTGTGATGCCGTCAAGGTTCTGCCATCCTTCCAGCTGACCCGGGAGGTTTGCGGGGTCGTCCACATCCTTGGCGCCCTGCATGGCCTCGTTGCCGTCATGGCCACTCAGCGCACCGTGGCCGCCATCATCGGAACCATCACCGGCAGCCAGACCAGAGAATTGACCCAGGAGGATATCCTGGACGGTATCGCAGAACTGGCCAACATGGTGTGCGGCAACATGAAGTCCCGCGCCCAGATCGGCAACCTCGCCATCACGCCCCCCGTGGCCATCATGGGCACCGAATTCATCGCCCAGTGGAAGACAGTCCTTCCTGTTCACCAACTCACCTTCCATATGCGGGACCATACGCTGGTCGTCCTCGCAAGTGTTTAA
- a CDS encoding response regulator, translating to MMRVLIVDDSSVMRKIVTRGLRQAGFKIDDILEAPDGQKGLETQAASKCDLILSDWNMPNMDGLTFVKELRKSGDKTPIVMVTTEGGDAKVAEAIKSGANGHIKKPFTPDTLRATLGQFFK from the coding sequence ATCATGCGTGTCCTGATTGTCGATGACTCCAGTGTCATGAGGAAAATTGTCACCCGCGGCCTGCGGCAAGCCGGCTTCAAAATCGATGACATCCTCGAAGCCCCGGATGGCCAAAAAGGCCTCGAAACCCAAGCCGCCAGCAAGTGTGACCTGATCCTCTCCGACTGGAACATGCCCAACATGGATGGCCTGACCTTCGTCAAGGAGTTGCGCAAATCCGGCGACAAAACCCCCATCGTCATGGTGACCACTGAAGGCGGTGATGCCAAAGTGGCCGAAGCCATCAAAAGCGGCGCCAATGGCCATATCAAAAAGCCGTTTACCCCGGATACCCTGCGCGCCACCCTGGGTCAGTTTTTCAAATAG